From a region of the Synechococcus sp. PCC 7335 genome:
- a CDS encoding TGS domain-containing protein → MQRSLASLTKHIHVMMDLSTLAQILLRSGLPSSHTSIDGLRFSEKSLSNLLELINSNHILLEEPSYTYVSMRDYIELLEEDLGTEEKTAIINASKDLIRISDKISYELLRDQANKLQLLSENRQLKHREYIDLVLASVSNTKFYITSNKKDVESFVSFFKRHKKKPECQNEIPYEIDELQIHDIDSFVNYIESETSFFDIIANQDTITVYTSLDKPITIKRGSTPVDFAYKIHTELGHSCYRAKVTRNYGQGPENWEIIECELSFMLENGDKVEIIKRDGGERKPDIAWKKFVVTTKAGGFYQFFLA, encoded by the coding sequence ATGCAACGCTCTCTAGCATCCCTCACGAAGCACATACACGTGATGATGGACCTCTCGACGCTGGCTCAGATTCTGTTGCGCTCAGGTCTGCCATCAAGTCATACTAGTATTGATGGCTTGAGATTTTCAGAGAAAAGCCTTTCTAACTTACTAGAGTTAATCAATTCAAATCATATTCTGTTAGAGGAGCCTTCCTACACTTATGTGAGTATGCGTGACTATATAGAATTATTAGAAGAAGATCTAGGTACAGAAGAAAAGACAGCCATAATCAACGCTTCAAAAGATTTAATAAGAATAAGTGATAAAATTTCTTATGAACTGTTAAGAGATCAAGCCAATAAACTTCAATTGCTTTCTGAGAATAGGCAACTGAAGCATCGAGAATACATAGACTTAGTTCTAGCAAGCGTCTCAAATACAAAATTCTACATTACTAGTAACAAGAAAGATGTTGAGTCGTTCGTTTCTTTCTTTAAAAGGCATAAGAAAAAGCCTGAATGTCAGAACGAAATACCTTACGAAATTGATGAGTTACAAATTCATGATATAGACAGTTTTGTTAATTACATTGAAAGCGAAACAAGTTTTTTTGATATAATTGCTAATCAGGATACAATTACCGTCTACACGAGTTTAGACAAACCAATTACTATCAAGAGAGGCTCAACTCCTGTAGACTTTGCTTATAAGATACATACAGAATTGGGGCATTCCTGCTATCGTGCAAAGGTAACTCGCAACTATGGTCAAGGTCCAGAAAATTGGGAAATCATAGAGTGCGAACTAAGTTTTATGTTGGAAAATGGAGATAAGGTTGAAATTATAAAGAGGGATGGCGGCGAGAGAAAACCTGATATTGCTTGGAAAAAGTTTGTTGTTACTACTAAAGCGGGGGGATTCTATCAGTTCTTTTTGGCATAA
- a CDS encoding bifunctional (p)ppGpp synthetase/guanosine-3',5'-bis(diphosphate) 3'-pyrophosphohydrolase codes for MLLLKRGDSISSFWHKENIKRGATILKREFSKCYLGGNKFEYISRCLNCGSIEELQQQLGLGRIRIEDIRKAEKRYSDTFIRPQIGVSKSFGLNEHKDVSDIPAVQGLTSSFSGMLLISKCCYPMPKDRICGVEGERSVHIHKIGCSEISEVDFEKKLPLTWNSDECTAVLKLKLKDREDILRYILNKWAENNNVRVNVSSVLPDKRLYPTLDATSIVNVCVLFSSIRLLKSMIKEIEDIPDTIQVTIRSIFPGPAAFLDPERFI; via the coding sequence TTGTTACTACTAAAGCGGGGGGATTCTATCAGTTCTTTTTGGCATAAAGAAAATATAAAAAGAGGAGCTACTATTCTTAAACGAGAGTTTAGTAAATGCTACTTAGGAGGGAACAAGTTTGAATACATTTCTCGGTGCCTTAATTGCGGAAGTATTGAAGAACTTCAACAGCAGTTAGGCTTAGGAAGAATAAGAATTGAAGATATTCGAAAAGCAGAAAAACGTTACTCAGACACGTTTATAAGACCTCAGATTGGCGTGTCAAAGTCATTTGGTTTAAATGAGCATAAAGATGTATCTGACATTCCTGCTGTTCAGGGTTTAACTAGTAGCTTTTCAGGTATGCTTTTAATTTCAAAATGTTGCTATCCAATGCCAAAAGATCGAATATGTGGAGTGGAAGGCGAAAGGTCTGTTCACATCCACAAAATAGGCTGTTCTGAAATCTCGGAAGTTGATTTCGAGAAGAAATTGCCTCTAACTTGGAACTCTGATGAATGTACAGCTGTTCTTAAACTTAAATTGAAAGATAGGGAAGACATTCTCAGATACATTCTTAACAAGTGGGCTGAAAACAACAATGTACGCGTGAATGTATCAAGCGTTTTACCAGATAAAAGGCTATATCCAACTTTGGATGCAACTTCTATTGTAAATGTTTGCGTATTGTTTAGCTCTATACGGCTCCTTAAATCAATGATTAAAGAGATTGAAGATATTCCAGATACAATTCAAGTTACTATTAGAAGCATATTTCCAGGTCCTGCCGCATTTTTAGACCCAGAAAGGTTTATATAA
- a CDS encoding IS5 family transposase has product MKPSLSPSNRDSSLSALASQLNLSHPLVQLAETIAWQAFEKKFGCVVKASGGRPALPTRLLVGLHYQKALYDESDKSVAAKWVENPYWQHFCGEQVFQHELPCHPASLVKWRKQIGTDGFEQLLSQIIQTAMRSAVMKPKEIGRVNVDTTVQEKAVAFPTDARLYNEARITLVRAARKRGVKLRQSYVRIGKYAFFKQSRYRVARQLKRARRHTRKLRTYLGRMIRDIERKLPQPDAEMAVLLNRENRLSNRNEVILTSSTVCMRRKSNVWQRSRFISATSLAAKWCL; this is encoded by the coding sequence ATGAAGCCATCATTATCGCCCTCAAATAGGGACTCGTCGCTATCAGCGCTAGCGAGTCAGTTGAACCTAAGTCATCCGCTTGTCCAATTGGCCGAAACGATAGCCTGGCAGGCGTTCGAGAAGAAGTTCGGATGTGTTGTCAAAGCGAGTGGCGGACGACCAGCGTTGCCAACTCGATTGTTGGTAGGGCTGCACTATCAGAAGGCGTTGTACGACGAAAGTGATAAGAGTGTGGCGGCAAAGTGGGTCGAGAATCCATACTGGCAGCATTTCTGCGGCGAGCAGGTGTTTCAACATGAACTGCCATGCCATCCAGCGAGTCTAGTGAAGTGGCGAAAGCAGATTGGTACCGATGGATTTGAACAGTTGCTCAGTCAAATTATCCAGACCGCGATGCGTAGCGCTGTGATGAAACCGAAAGAGATTGGGCGAGTGAATGTGGATACAACAGTGCAAGAGAAAGCGGTGGCTTTTCCGACTGATGCGAGACTTTACAACGAGGCCAGAATAACGCTGGTGCGGGCGGCGAGAAAGCGAGGTGTCAAGCTCCGTCAAAGCTATGTAAGGATTGGAAAGTATGCTTTCTTTAAGCAGAGTCGCTATCGAGTTGCAAGGCAACTCAAACGAGCCAGAAGGCATACTCGCAAACTACGCACTTACTTGGGTCGTATGATTCGAGATATTGAACGAAAGCTACCGCAGCCAGATGCAGAAATGGCTGTGTTGTTGAACCGGGAAAACAGATTGAGCAACAGAAACGAAGTGATTCTAACAAGCTCTACAGTATGCATGCGCCGGAAGTCGAATGTTTGGCAAAGGTCAAGGTTCATAAGCGCTACGAGTTTGGCTGCAAAGTGGTGTTTGTGA
- a CDS encoding transposase has product MAKVKVHKRYEFGCKVVFVTTSASNWIVGTAAVHGNPYDGSTLSDAIAQTHRLSGVLPKQVAVDRGFRGSKHHPEGLQVLVAGARKFKEVLKRLAKRRSAIEPVIGHLKHDHALKRNFLKGKQGDCINALMAAYGFNLRKLCRCLSDDSFSRSSVLSILCFSGTTIYRSGLVIRVRQPNLLNIVNRLSLVVQLL; this is encoded by the coding sequence TTGGCAAAGGTCAAGGTTCATAAGCGCTACGAGTTTGGCTGCAAAGTGGTGTTTGTGACGACCAGTGCGAGCAACTGGATTGTAGGTACGGCTGCGGTTCACGGCAATCCCTATGACGGCTCCACACTGAGCGACGCGATAGCGCAAACTCATCGGCTCAGTGGCGTTTTGCCCAAGCAAGTAGCGGTGGACAGAGGCTTTCGAGGCAGCAAGCATCATCCAGAGGGCCTACAGGTGCTCGTGGCAGGCGCCAGAAAGTTCAAAGAGGTGCTCAAACGCTTGGCCAAGCGGCGCAGTGCGATTGAGCCGGTCATTGGTCATCTCAAACATGACCATGCTCTCAAGCGTAACTTCCTCAAAGGTAAGCAGGGTGACTGTATAAACGCTTTGATGGCTGCTTATGGCTTCAATTTGCGTAAACTCTGCCGTTGCCTTTCTGATGACAGTTTTTCGCGATCGTCTGTGCTGTCTATATTGTGTTTTTCAGGGACAACTATCTACCGCTCTGGTTTGGTTATTCGAGTGCGCCAACCAAACCTTTTGAATATCGTCAACCGCCTTAGTCTGGTTGTTCAGCTGCTCTAA
- a CDS encoding transglycosylase domain-containing protein, producing the protein MEGGGIEAWLTLLIELMWDKQRILEMYLNIAQFSERTFGVEAASQQFFQLPARDLTSQEAALLAAVLPGPELYRIEAPSQEVLDRQSWILVQMSQLGGTAYLQQLQRESE; encoded by the coding sequence TTGGAAGGTGGAGGGATAGAAGCTTGGCTAACGCTGCTCATAGAGTTGATGTGGGACAAGCAGCGGATCTTAGAAATGTACTTGAACATTGCCCAGTTTAGCGAGCGTACCTTCGGCGTAGAAGCCGCTAGCCAACAGTTTTTTCAACTCCCTGCCCGAGACCTCACCTCACAAGAAGCTGCCCTACTAGCTGCTGTACTACCTGGGCCAGAACTTTACCGCATCGAAGCGCCTTCCCAGGAAGTACTAGACCGACAAAGCTGGATTCTGGTTCAGATGAGTCAGCTTGGCGGCACAGCCTATCTTCAGCAGCTGCAAAGAGAAAGTGAATAG
- a CDS encoding type II toxin-antitoxin system HicB family antitoxin: protein MDAQFYTYRVFWSEEDEEFVGLCAEFPGLSWLDENQQTAFSGIINLVQACINDLEAHDEAVPTPLSKKLYSGKFMVRIPPEQHRELAIQAAEQGVSLNRLASKKLSGD, encoded by the coding sequence ATGGACGCTCAGTTTTACACCTATCGTGTGTTTTGGTCGGAAGAAGATGAAGAATTTGTCGGTCTGTGTGCCGAGTTCCCTGGGCTAAGCTGGCTCGACGAGAATCAGCAAACTGCTTTCTCTGGCATCATCAACTTAGTTCAGGCTTGTATCAACGATTTAGAAGCGCACGATGAGGCTGTGCCAACACCGCTATCGAAGAAACTCTACAGCGGTAAGTTTATGGTCAGAATTCCACCCGAACAGCATCGGGAACTGGCTATCCAAGCGGCGGAGCAAGGCGTTAGCTTGAACCGACTGGCGAGTAAAAAGCTTTCAGGTGACTAA
- a CDS encoding IS630 family transposase (programmed frameshift) — translation MSRKQHRVKLQPEERAELEALVSKGKAAKWKLTRAQALLKCDESEAGPAWCDQLIAEAYGVTTRSIESWRKQAVFQGPLSLLSRKPPSQLPNPPKFDGEQEARLVALACSQPPPGYARWSLRLLADQAVVLDIVEPVSHETVRQVLKKNELKPWRRTMWCIPPKQDAAFVCQMEQVLDIYQLAYDPAHPIICMDEQPKQLLKEKHLPHPVKPNTPERIDHEYIREGTCTVWMFVEPLAGWRDVRVSDRRTAIDWAQQLRQLIDLPRYATAETLTLVCDNLNTHTVTSLYQAFTPQEARRIRNKVKIVYTPKHGSWLNMAEPELSVLTRQCLSRRIDNVTEIEQEVQAWATQRNHQQTGIDWQFSTDDARIKLKRLYPKVQS, via the exons ATGAGCAGAAAACAGCATCGAGTCAAATTGCAGCCTGAAGAGAGAGCGGAACTAGAAGCACTTGTCTCGAAAGGGAAAGCGGCCAAGTGGAAACTGACCCGCGCTCAAGCTCTACTGAAATGTGACGAGAGCGAGGCTGGCCCGGCTTGGTGTGACCAGCTGATTGCGGAAGCCTATGGGGTGACGACCCGAAGCATCGAAAGTTGGCGTAAGCAGGCAGTCTTTCAAGGGCCATTGTCTTTGTTGTCTCGCAAGCCGCCATCCCAACTGCCCAACCCACCCAAGTTTGATGGTGAGCAGGAAGCTCGTTTGGTGGCCTTAGCTTGTTCTCAGCCGCCACCAGGATATGCCCGTTGGAGCCTACGGCTGCTCGCAGACCAAGCCGTCGTCTTAGACATCGTCGAGCCGGTTAGCCATGAAACGGTTCGCCAAGTGCTGA AAAAAAATGAATTGAAGCCTTGGCGACGTACCATGTGGTGCATTCCACCCAAGCAGGATGCTGCTTTCGTCTGCCAGATGGAGCAAGTCTTGGATATTTACCAGTTGGCGTATGACCCGGCCCATCCAATCATTTGCATGGACGAGCAACCCAAACAGTTACTGAAGGAGAAACACCTCCCACACCCTGTCAAACCTAATACCCCTGAACGGATTGACCACGAGTACATTCGCGAGGGAACCTGTACGGTCTGGATGTTCGTTGAACCGTTAGCCGGGTGGCGAGACGTACGTGTTAGTGACCGACGAACCGCCATTGATTGGGCACAGCAACTGCGGCAACTGATTGACCTCCCCCGCTACGCCACAGCTGAAACCTTGACATTAGTTTGTGACAATCTCAACACCCATACCGTTACCTCGTTATACCAAGCCTTTACGCCACAGGAAGCTCGCCGCATTCGAAACAAGGTGAAGATTGTCTACACGCCTAAGCATGGCAGTTGGCTCAATATGGCAGAGCCTGAACTAAGTGTGTTGACCCGACAATGTCTCAGCCGACGCATTGATAACGTGACCGAAATTGAACAAGAAGTTCAGGCTTGGGCAACACAACGGAACCATCAACAAACTGGGATTGATTGGCAATTCTCCACTGATGATGCACGCATCAAACTCAAGCGCCTCTACCCGAAAGTTCAATCATGA
- a CDS encoding ribbon-helix-helix domain-containing protein → MSGLRDRLKQVGNGKAATGKVQSAAPAKPDNKKSPHYRPSRSGKKAIIGYFDPAVSKQVRQLALDEDTSVEALVGEALDLLFEQRGLPQIAGKQPD, encoded by the coding sequence ATGTCTGGTCTAAGAGATCGGCTTAAGCAAGTGGGAAATGGCAAAGCCGCGACTGGCAAAGTACAATCGGCTGCACCTGCTAAGCCTGACAATAAGAAGAGCCCGCACTATCGCCCGAGTCGATCAGGTAAGAAAGCCATTATCGGCTACTTCGACCCGGCAGTCTCAAAACAAGTGAGACAGCTAGCGCTAGATGAAGATACGAGCGTAGAAGCACTCGTCGGGGAGGCGCTAGATCTATTGTTTGAGCAGCGTGGCCTACCTCAGATTGCTGGAAAGCAACCCGACTAG
- a CDS encoding ParA family protein, translating into MPIAAVISQKGGPGKSTVSMNLAVAAHLSDKSVAVLDTDPQCSISQWGDIREGEGITEPIVVAIPPSRLTQAIATTQEDNTDLVIIDTAPFNSEGILTAARLSDICVVPCRPSILDLSAITTTLDLCSAAGAKVGLLLNAVKSRPQLYEATSVLKDLAETDTNRQICPIALWDRTEYSKAVVDGLGVLEYSPTGKAAKEIKQLYKWLCANV; encoded by the coding sequence ATGCCAATTGCAGCCGTCATTTCGCAGAAAGGCGGACCAGGTAAGTCCACGGTATCGATGAACCTAGCCGTCGCCGCCCACCTGTCGGACAAAAGTGTCGCTGTCTTAGACACCGATCCGCAGTGTTCTATTAGTCAGTGGGGCGATATCCGAGAAGGGGAAGGCATCACCGAACCTATCGTTGTCGCTATACCGCCCAGCCGTCTTACCCAAGCGATCGCCACTACTCAAGAGGACAACACAGATTTAGTCATCATAGATACAGCTCCTTTTAACTCAGAAGGGATTCTGACGGCGGCGCGACTCTCCGATATCTGCGTTGTGCCGTGTCGTCCATCAATCCTGGATCTTTCAGCGATCACAACCACACTTGACCTATGCTCAGCGGCAGGCGCAAAAGTAGGGTTGCTACTAAACGCAGTTAAGTCACGTCCGCAGCTGTACGAAGCGACTAGCGTTCTGAAAGATCTAGCGGAAACCGACACGAACCGACAGATCTGCCCGATAGCACTATGGGATAGAACTGAGTACTCGAAAGCAGTCGTTGATGGTCTAGGTGTGCTTGAATACTCGCCGACTGGAAAGGCCGCGAAGGAGATCAAGCAACTGTACAAGTGGTTATGTGCTAACGTGTAA